Proteins from one Candidatus Neomarinimicrobiota bacterium genomic window:
- a CDS encoding acetyl-CoA carboxylase carboxyltransferase subunit alpha has product MQTVLDFEKPIVELEQKIEEMQGLSAADDVDIDDEVQRLQEKLKKLSTKVYSNLTRWQRYQLAKHPDRPYTNDYVERMCDDFLELHGDRRFGDDKAIISGIGTIGNQKVAIVGHQKGRNTKQNVYRNFGMPNPEGYRKALRVMKIAEKFNRPIVCLIDTPGAYPGIGAEERGQAEAIATNLAEMSHLKVPVLIVVIGEGASGGALGIGVGDRILMLENTWYSVISPEGCASILFKDEGASKAPEAAEAMKITAKDLMDMGIADRIIDEPIGGAHRNYEDTAIVLQDVILEEIEKLQAMDIEVRLQNRIEKYSKMGAWEE; this is encoded by the coding sequence ATGCAGACCGTCTTAGACTTTGAAAAGCCGATTGTGGAACTGGAGCAGAAGATTGAGGAGATGCAGGGACTCTCCGCAGCGGACGATGTGGATATCGATGATGAGGTGCAGCGACTTCAGGAGAAGCTGAAGAAACTCTCCACGAAGGTTTACAGCAATTTGACCCGTTGGCAGCGGTATCAGCTGGCGAAGCATCCGGACAGGCCGTACACCAATGATTACGTTGAACGTATGTGCGATGATTTCCTGGAATTGCACGGCGACCGCCGGTTCGGCGATGACAAGGCAATTATCAGTGGGATCGGCACCATCGGTAATCAAAAAGTCGCCATCGTCGGGCACCAAAAGGGGCGAAATACCAAGCAGAATGTGTATCGAAACTTCGGTATGCCGAATCCCGAGGGATACCGTAAGGCGCTCCGGGTGATGAAAATTGCGGAGAAATTTAACCGACCCATCGTGTGTCTCATTGACACGCCGGGAGCGTACCCTGGCATCGGGGCGGAGGAACGCGGCCAGGCCGAAGCGATCGCCACCAATCTTGCAGAGATGTCTCATTTGAAGGTGCCTGTGCTGATTGTCGTCATCGGCGAAGGCGCCAGCGGCGGAGCTCTCGGAATCGGGGTGGGTGACCGGATCCTCATGCTTGAAAATACGTGGTATTCGGTGATCTCACCCGAGGGATGCGCTTCTATTCTGTTCAAAGATGAAGGGGCGTCAAAGGCGCCGGAGGCCGCCGAGGCCATGAAGATCACCGCGAAGGACCTCATGGATATGGGAATTGCGGATCGCATCATTGACGAACCCATCGGCGGGGCCCACCGGAATTACGAGGACACTGCCATAGTGCTTCAGGATGTTATTTTGGAAGAAATTGAAAAACTCCAGGCCATGGATATTGAGGTGCGCCTACAGAACAGGATTGAGAAGTATAGTAAAATGGGGGCCTGGGAAGAGTAG
- the meaB gene encoding methylmalonyl Co-A mutase-associated GTPase MeaB, whose protein sequence is MLTVDVDKVLRGNIREISRAITLVENSESGYEELLDGIYGKTGNAYRIGMTGPPGAGKSTLVDRLVQRYRNDGKTVGIISIDPTSPFTGGALLGDRIRMSRHTGDEGVYIRSMASRGSTGGLAVKAEEAGDILDAAGRDVVIYETVGVGQIEFDVAEAADTTVVVLVPESGDEVQALKSGLMEIADIFVLNKSDREGANRAHLELRSILDLKSTEETAWSLSILKTAAINDEGIEELYGSIQDHADYLNDSGKFRSNRKRRYRMRVERVIHSRLTSMFWDAKRESRLREAIEKIETSGTSPYGLARELINDLSI, encoded by the coding sequence ATGCTCACCGTTGATGTCGATAAAGTACTCCGTGGAAATATCCGTGAGATTTCCCGGGCAATCACCCTGGTAGAAAATAGTGAGTCTGGCTACGAGGAGCTCCTTGATGGCATCTATGGAAAGACCGGTAATGCGTATCGGATAGGTATGACAGGTCCGCCGGGCGCCGGAAAAAGTACGCTGGTGGATCGGCTTGTCCAGCGGTATCGAAATGACGGGAAAACAGTTGGTATCATTTCCATTGATCCGACGAGTCCGTTTACCGGAGGCGCCTTACTCGGCGATCGTATCCGGATGAGCCGGCATACCGGCGATGAAGGGGTGTACATCCGGAGCATGGCTTCCAGAGGATCGACGGGGGGCCTGGCCGTAAAGGCCGAGGAAGCCGGTGATATCCTGGATGCGGCTGGAAGGGATGTTGTCATCTATGAGACGGTGGGAGTCGGTCAGATCGAATTTGATGTGGCCGAGGCGGCCGATACGACGGTGGTGGTGCTGGTGCCTGAGAGCGGCGATGAAGTACAGGCATTGAAATCCGGGCTCATGGAGATTGCCGACATCTTTGTACTGAATAAGTCCGACCGGGAAGGGGCTAACCGGGCGCACCTGGAGTTACGGAGTATTCTGGACCTGAAATCCACGGAAGAGACGGCCTGGAGCCTTAGCATTCTGAAGACTGCCGCAATTAATGACGAAGGCATCGAAGAACTCTACGGATCTATTCAGGATCATGCGGACTATCTGAACGATTCAGGGAAATTCCGAAGCAACCGTAAGCGACGCTACCGGATGCGGGTGGAACGAGTTATCCATTCCCGCTTAACTTCGATGTTTTGGGATGCTAAACGAGAGAGTCGGCTCAGGGAGGCCATCGAAAAAATCGAGACCTCCGGGACTAGCCCGTACGGACTTGCACGGGAACTGATTAATGATTTATCCATTTAA
- a CDS encoding BamA/TamA family outer membrane protein, producing the protein MLKIASHNMRWFLVLLVIVLFVGQAAEAQYHYFGRNKVQYTDLDWHVLQTEHFNIYFYPGMREVAEIGAAKAESSYTELSAKFDHTLTKRVPLIFYSSHLLFQQTNITPGFIPEGVGGFFEFIKGRVVVPSNGSMHQFRRVIEHELIHVFLMSKVNRIMKDRGMYSHSGPPLWFVEGLSEYWSTENLDPQSKMILRDAILNNYYVPLTQIYRIRGSYLMYKEGESALTYITERYGEDKLLRIIENIWRYENFNEVIEFVLGEPIEKVSRQWHFWLKQKIYPLLEDESLPQPTTEMITETGVNMSPATYELDGKSRVAFVSNRTGYTNIYSKPVGGRGEKKSKLLVEGERSQQYEAFHFMDSELSVSSDNIMAFVTKSGEQDALHLWELEKEERVESIRFPNIVGISAPHWSKSGERIVFSGMAFSGLVDLYIYDLESGQLVRLMKDFYNDRSPVFSPDGEYVYFSSDRTEYGDAGYSDIFRFDLSNGDIEYVTHERSRDGNPAISPDGSRLAFISDRGGTNNIWLLDLRGDTATDSIKYEVEQLTNFATAALHPDWLNDSTLVCTAFDEYQFQLHLVEAEIKQRNRIVQSAPLNNFWNYPRFSTRDSTRVREYSRKYSLDIAASQISNDPIFGTSGGGQIAFSDIMGNHRWEVLVYNTAQSSADFWERFNVLISKFNLSQRANFGYGIFHFNNLYYTPREGYYNERRYGGMFMLRYPFSQFRRVEASFTINRSEKDKFTSRGPREAILTSNFISYVKDNSIWGPTGPMDGHRFLVRAGFTNDIRFNNVNYYTLIGDYRHYFRLTQRSSYAVRLMALRSDGYEAQRFYIGGSWTLRGYPRFRIWGKSVALWNNELRFPLIDQIGIQFPFGGIGFRQLRGALFFDAGNAWENEFNGLRGSFGIGFRINLGGMLVLRYDIGRRTDFESISNDTFYQFFFGWDY; encoded by the coding sequence ATGTTAAAAATCGCTTCGCATAATATGCGCTGGTTCCTCGTGTTACTTGTTATCGTGCTATTTGTCGGGCAGGCGGCTGAGGCTCAGTATCATTATTTTGGACGGAATAAGGTGCAGTACACAGACCTGGATTGGCATGTCCTCCAGACTGAACACTTTAATATTTACTTTTATCCCGGCATGCGCGAGGTCGCGGAAATCGGAGCGGCCAAGGCCGAAAGCAGCTACACCGAGCTCTCTGCGAAATTTGATCACACCCTGACCAAACGCGTACCTCTGATTTTCTATAGTTCGCATTTGTTGTTTCAGCAGACGAATATTACGCCGGGCTTTATCCCGGAAGGCGTCGGTGGATTTTTTGAATTCATCAAGGGGCGTGTGGTGGTGCCGAGTAACGGCTCCATGCACCAATTCAGACGGGTCATTGAGCACGAGCTGATCCATGTTTTCCTGATGAGTAAGGTGAATCGCATTATGAAAGACAGGGGGATGTACTCTCATTCGGGGCCTCCACTCTGGTTCGTGGAGGGGCTGTCCGAATATTGGTCAACTGAAAACCTGGATCCCCAGTCCAAGATGATCCTCAGAGATGCTATCCTGAATAATTATTACGTGCCCCTCACGCAAATTTATCGAATCCGGGGCTCATACCTGATGTATAAGGAGGGAGAAAGCGCCCTCACCTATATCACCGAGAGATATGGTGAGGATAAACTACTCCGCATCATCGAAAACATCTGGCGGTACGAAAATTTTAACGAGGTCATCGAATTTGTCCTGGGCGAACCCATTGAAAAGGTAAGCCGCCAGTGGCATTTTTGGCTGAAGCAGAAGATTTATCCACTGCTGGAAGATGAATCATTGCCACAACCAACCACCGAAATGATCACCGAAACCGGCGTGAATATGAGTCCCGCCACGTATGAACTGGACGGAAAAAGCCGGGTGGCCTTCGTCTCAAACCGCACCGGCTATACCAATATATATTCCAAGCCTGTTGGGGGCAGAGGTGAGAAAAAGTCGAAACTTTTAGTGGAAGGCGAGCGCAGCCAGCAGTACGAAGCTTTCCATTTTATGGATTCCGAATTATCGGTATCATCGGACAATATTATGGCGTTTGTCACCAAGAGCGGGGAACAGGATGCGCTCCATCTCTGGGAACTTGAAAAAGAAGAGCGGGTAGAGTCTATCCGGTTTCCGAATATTGTCGGCATCTCCGCACCGCATTGGAGTAAGTCCGGCGAGCGTATCGTTTTCTCTGGTATGGCGTTCTCCGGATTGGTTGACCTGTATATATACGATCTTGAGTCCGGCCAGTTGGTCCGGCTCATGAAGGATTTTTACAACGACCGATCGCCAGTGTTCAGCCCGGATGGGGAGTATGTTTATTTCAGTTCCGACCGGACGGAATACGGAGACGCAGGATACTCTGACATCTTTCGGTTTGACCTCTCTAACGGCGATATCGAGTATGTGACGCATGAGCGGTCGCGGGACGGCAATCCGGCTATTTCACCGGACGGATCCCGGCTGGCATTCATCTCCGACCGGGGCGGCACCAACAATATCTGGCTCCTGGATCTCCGCGGCGATACCGCTACTGATTCCATCAAATACGAGGTGGAGCAACTCACGAACTTTGCCACTGCCGCGCTGCATCCGGACTGGCTGAACGATTCTACCCTGGTGTGCACGGCGTTTGACGAATATCAGTTTCAGCTACATTTGGTTGAAGCGGAGATAAAACAACGGAATCGGATCGTTCAGTCCGCACCTCTGAACAATTTCTGGAATTATCCGCGGTTTTCTACCAGAGATTCTACCCGGGTCAGAGAGTATTCCCGGAAATACTCTCTGGATATCGCGGCAAGCCAGATTTCCAACGATCCCATTTTCGGGACTTCCGGTGGTGGGCAGATAGCCTTCTCTGACATCATGGGCAACCATCGCTGGGAGGTACTGGTATATAATACGGCCCAGTCATCCGCGGATTTTTGGGAGCGGTTCAACGTATTGATTTCAAAATTTAACTTATCCCAGCGCGCGAACTTCGGGTACGGGATCTTTCACTTTAATAATCTGTATTATACTCCCAGGGAAGGGTATTACAACGAGCGCAGGTACGGCGGAATGTTTATGCTCCGGTACCCGTTTAGCCAATTTCGCCGGGTGGAAGCGTCGTTCACCATCAATCGCTCGGAAAAGGATAAATTTACCTCACGCGGTCCGCGCGAAGCCATCCTAACGTCTAACTTTATCAGCTATGTTAAAGATAATTCCATCTGGGGACCGACTGGGCCCATGGATGGGCACCGGTTTTTAGTCCGGGCTGGCTTTACCAACGATATTCGGTTCAATAACGTAAATTATTACACGCTGATTGGCGACTACCGCCATTATTTCCGGCTGACGCAACGGTCGAGCTATGCCGTCCGCCTGATGGCGCTCCGGAGCGACGGGTATGAAGCCCAGCGATTTTACATTGGCGGCAGCTGGACACTCCGCGGATATCCCCGGTTTCGAATCTGGGGCAAGAGCGTGGCGCTCTGGAATAACGAACTGCGGTTCCCATTGATTGACCAAATCGGTATCCAGTTTCCCTTCGGCGGAATCGGTTTCCGGCAGTTGCGCGGGGCGCTATTTTTTGATGCCGGCAATGCCTGGGAGAATGAATTCAATGGTCTGCGAGGTAGTTTTGGTATCGGATTCCGGATTAACCTCGGTGGCATGTTGGTTTTACGCTATGATATTGGTCGTCGGACGGATTTCGAGAGCATCAGCAATGATACATTCTATCAATTCTTTTTTGGATGGGACTACTGA
- a CDS encoding PQQ-binding-like beta-propeller repeat protein has protein sequence MRVYFSIMLLASLVLATCTSPIYLSDVQPSSPESPAFHSNKLDKTRLRDMSIGDPVILDPVTTAWLSTRGEIFVLDHKKQKVISHYEGKEGITSFTHRSTSFYWIEEEKEQNLVRYDFEQVETLWRAPAPESTTQPLIVDTMVVVAGIHGTIGAYSIETGKEIWKISVEDRIYLNPLQYGQSILLIGDSGVIFALNSSDGSIEWKKNTGESFQVASISGDVLYCGTLDGAMTRFRIPDREFSWRVQTKYPVRNAPFIDNERVYWVNAGGEVYQIDKTGGAADQLISLETPVSGKPARTEQGLLFAGMDGTLYHVNYSDGGFLDTLKFSGRLRCTPFFMNDKWYVTMEDYWLYALE, from the coding sequence ATGAGAGTTTATTTTTCCATAATGTTATTGGCTAGCCTGGTTCTCGCAACGTGTACAAGTCCCATTTATCTTTCCGATGTTCAGCCCAGCTCGCCGGAATCCCCGGCATTCCACAGTAATAAACTCGACAAGACCAGATTGCGGGATATGTCTATTGGCGATCCGGTAATACTGGATCCTGTTACCACTGCCTGGCTATCCACCCGAGGTGAAATTTTTGTACTGGATCACAAAAAACAGAAAGTGATATCGCACTATGAGGGAAAGGAGGGCATTACTAGCTTCACCCATCGGAGCACTTCCTTCTACTGGATTGAGGAAGAAAAGGAGCAAAATTTAGTCCGGTACGATTTTGAACAAGTGGAAACCTTATGGCGGGCACCAGCGCCGGAATCGACAACCCAGCCCTTGATAGTGGATACAATGGTCGTGGTTGCCGGGATCCATGGAACCATTGGGGCCTATTCCATCGAAACCGGGAAAGAAATTTGGAAAATTAGTGTGGAAGATCGGATCTATCTCAATCCGCTCCAGTATGGGCAGTCTATTTTGTTAATAGGCGATTCGGGGGTAATTTTTGCACTGAACAGTTCCGATGGCTCCATCGAGTGGAAGAAAAATACCGGCGAATCATTTCAGGTTGCTTCCATCTCCGGAGACGTACTTTATTGCGGTACTCTGGACGGGGCAATGACCCGGTTCCGGATACCGGATAGGGAATTTTCCTGGAGAGTTCAAACAAAGTACCCGGTCAGAAATGCGCCCTTCATTGATAATGAACGGGTGTACTGGGTGAATGCCGGCGGAGAGGTATACCAGATTGATAAAACGGGTGGCGCCGCAGACCAATTGATTTCTCTGGAAACACCGGTCTCCGGAAAACCGGCCCGTACAGAACAAGGATTACTATTTGCCGGGATGGACGGTACCCTGTACCATGTGAACTACAGCGATGGCGGCTTTCTTGATACCCTCAAATTTTCCGGGCGGCTGCGTTGTACCCCGTTTTTCATGAATGATAAGTGGTATGTTACGATGGAGGACTACTGGCTTTATGCGTTGGAATAA
- the tatC gene encoding twin-arginine translocase subunit TatC — translation MADETYRQRDSETEAETDFSESGGMTFLEHLEELRWRLIKILIGIVAVGIVAYIFSDQILAFLIYPTKDLKTPFDLQILKVPDMLMVKIKIGLFTGVIGALPIIAYQIWKFIAPGLLPKEKQYVPTTVFVITICFLIGGAFGYFALLPVALEFLTGLGLIQIQNNFALDAYVSFVTRIIFITGLIFELPVLSFFLTKIGLVTPAVLRHIRKYAVVLTFVLAAFITPPDPASMVLMGVPILLLYEISILVSFLALSKETRQALNQARKQRKKARKQAKKQRKNQNK, via the coding sequence ATGGCTGACGAAACCTACCGACAACGAGATTCCGAGACTGAAGCGGAGACCGATTTTAGTGAAAGTGGTGGCATGACATTTCTGGAGCACCTGGAAGAACTCCGATGGCGTCTCATCAAGATTCTCATCGGTATTGTCGCGGTAGGTATTGTTGCGTATATTTTTTCCGATCAAATTCTGGCATTTTTGATCTATCCGACCAAAGATTTAAAAACCCCGTTTGACCTTCAGATCCTCAAAGTACCCGACATGCTGATGGTCAAGATAAAGATCGGGCTGTTTACCGGCGTTATCGGCGCACTCCCGATTATCGCGTACCAGATATGGAAGTTTATTGCACCCGGTTTGCTGCCCAAGGAGAAACAGTACGTTCCGACGACAGTGTTTGTTATTACGATCTGCTTTTTGATTGGAGGGGCGTTTGGATATTTTGCCCTGCTTCCGGTGGCCCTGGAATTCTTAACCGGCCTCGGGTTGATTCAGATCCAGAACAATTTTGCCCTGGATGCCTATGTCAGTTTTGTCACTCGCATCATTTTTATCACCGGACTCATTTTTGAACTCCCGGTCCTGTCGTTTTTCCTCACGAAGATCGGCCTGGTCACACCCGCGGTATTACGTCATATCCGGAAATACGCGGTGGTATTGACTTTCGTACTCGCCGCTTTTATCACACCGCCTGATCCGGCAAGTATGGTTCTCATGGGAGTTCCGATTCTGCTTCTGTACGAGATAAGTATTCTCGTCTCATTCCTGGCACTCTCGAAAGAGACCAGGCAGGCCCTAAACCAGGCCAGGAAACAGAGGAAGAAAGCCCGAAAGCAGGCTAAAAAGCAACGGAAAAACCAGAACAAATAG